The Novosphingobium resinovorum nucleotide sequence AAAGAGTAACGGAGGCGCGCGATGGTAGGCTCAGGCCGGTTGGAAACCGGCTGCAAGAGTGCAATGGCATAAGCCTGCCTGACTGCGAGATTGACGAATCGAGCAGAGACGAAAGTCGGTCATAGTGATCCGGTGGTCCCTCGTGGAAGGGCCATCGCTCAACGGATAAAAGGTACGCCGGGGATAACAGGCTGATGATTCCCAAGAGCTCATATCGACGGAATCGTTTGGCACCTCGATGTCGGCTCATCACATCCTGGGGCTGGAGCAGGTCCCAAGGGTTTGGCTGTTCGCCAATTAAAGTGGTACGTGAGCTGGGTTCAGAACGTCGCGAGACAGTTTGGTCCCTATCTGCCGTGGGCGTCGATACTTGAGAGGAGTTGACCCTAGTACGAGAGGACCGGGTTGAACATGCCTCTGGTGTACCTGTCGTTCCGCCAGGAGCGCAGCAGGGTAGCTATGCATGGACGGGATAACCGCTGAAAGCATCTAAGCGGGAAGCCTCCCTCAAGATTAGGTATCTTCGAGTCGTGATAGACCATCACGTTGATAGGCCGGGTGTGGAAGTGGAGTAATCCATGGAGCTAACCGGTCCTAATAACTCTGATCATGCTTGATGAATCCCACCATCAATGACAGCCCTGCACAACAGCAGAGCAACGTCAGATGGCGGACGATAAATCAGCCAGAAACATCTGAAATACGCACGGGATACATCGATTAAAAACCTCTAGCGTTCATGCGCCGGCTCCATTGCTTGGTGACCATAGCGTCAGTGACCCACCCGATCCCATCTCGAACTCGGCCGTGAAACCTGACAGCGCCAATGGTACTGTGGCTCAAGCCCCGGAAGAGTAGGACGTCGCCAGGCATTGAAGCCGGCGCACAAACGCCAGAGAAAAAACCCATCACAATGACAAACGAAACAAGGGGGCCAAAAGCCCCCTTTTTGCGTCCCCAAAAGACGCAGCCGCCAGGCGGGATGGAGAACCCCGCCCCTCCACGCCGGCAACGCCGGAATGGACAAACAAAACACTCCCGGGCTGAAAACCAGCCCCATATGGTGACGCGGGGTGGAGCAGCCCGGTAGCTCGTCAGGCTCATAACCTGAAGGTCGTAGGTTCAAATCCTACCCCCGCAACCATCTTTACTTGCGAAGACCCCGCCCCCGAGGCGGGGTTTTTCGTTTGTGCGGAAATCGTAAGGATTCCAGCAAGATCGCCTTGAACGTCGATCTCCACCTTGCCCTCAACAGGCGTCAGCACGATCTGATCTACCAACGAGCGAATGGTGTCGGCTGCCTCTACCCGCTTGCCCTCTTCTTCATCCTGAAGCGAGTCGTAGAGCTGCTGGATGCGCTTGCGGTATTGCAGCGCCATGCTCGGGTGCAACAGGGCCGGCGGCTCGTCAGCTTCGGCCAGGAACAGTTCCAGTTCCTTCTTCCGCTTTTCCAAGCTCACCATCTTCGCATTGAGAGCGTCGGCAGCGCCGCCTTTAAGGATCAGGTTGAGCAGGGTTTCGAGTTCCCGATCAATCTTCGCGATCTCGGCTTCCGCTGAGGCAATACCGGCGCGGCTTTCCATTCGTAGGCGGTTCATCTCTTGCGTGAACACCTCGCAGAAATGGGCAAATAGCTCAGGGTCAACGAGTCGGGTGCGCAGCGCATTCAGCACGCGTGATTCCAACTCGTCGCGACGGATATTGACGCGGTTGTTACAGGTGCCCTTATTGCGAGCTGTAGAGCATCCGATCAGCGTTGCCGAGATCGCGGAGTACCCGCCACCACAGCATGAACATTTGGTGAGGCCCGAGAAGAGGTATTTTGGGCGCCGCCGATGATTGACAGTGCGGACATCCGTGCAGCCGTTGTCGTCGCGGGTGAGCTTGTTCTTCTCCTGCCGTGCCTTCACAGCATTCCAGAGATCGTCGTCGAGGATCCGGAGCTCTGGTGTCTCCTGGATGACCCATTCCGATTCTGGGTTGGGGCGCGCCTGCCGCTTTCCGGTGTTCGGGTCCTTTACGAAGCGCTGCCGGTTCCAGACGATCTTGCCGACATACATCTCATTATTGAGGATGCCGTTGCCACGCTTCGGGTTGCCGTTGATCGTGCTGAAACCCCAGTCGCCGCCCGAAGGGGCCGGAATGCCGTCCTTGTTCAGTGCAAAGGCTATGGTCTTGGCCGACTTGCCGGCCGCGTAGTCGCGGAAAATGCGGCGAACGACGGCGGCCTGGTCTTCGTTGATGGTGCGGTCGCCGCGAATGGGTTCGCCATTGGCATCCAGCTTCTTGACCACATCGTAGCCATAGGAATTGCCGCCACCCGATTTGCCAGCCTCGACACGGCCGCGCTGGCCGCGGCGGGTCTTGTCGGCAAGATCCTTGAGGAAGAGGGCATTCATTGTGCCCTTGAGGCCGACATGCAGATGGCTGACCTCGCCCTCCGACAGGGTGAATATCTTCACATCCGCATAGGACACGCGTTTGAAGATTCCGGCGATGTCTTCCTGATCACGCGAGAGGCGATCCATAGCCTCTGAGAGGATCACGTCGAAGCGACCGGCCATGGCGTCGGTCATCAGAGCCTGGATGCCCGGACGGATCAGCGAAGCGCCGGAGATTGCGTGGTCGGTATATTCTTCGATGACGTGCCAGCCTTGCTTTTCGGCATGGAGGCGGCACATGCGAAGTTGGTCGGCAATGGAAGCGTCGCGTTGATTGTCAGAAGAATAACGGGCGTAGATCGCGACTTTCAAAACATTGCTCCCATCCGCATCAGGAGGTGCGCTTCCTCCTTTGCCTGGATAACTTCACTTCCTCGGCAAAGCATTCCCGTGCCGCCTGCTTTGCCAGGATGCCGACCAGACGCAGAAGGCGAGGGTCGGGACTGCCGCGCGGCGTAAACGTCAACTCCGGCGCGTCCAGCAGCAAAGATTCGAGCAGCGCTTCGCGCTCGGCTCCTGTCATCTTTGCTGTGTTTTGTGAGGCTCGCAAGGTCATAACTGACAGCATTCGCCCCGTGCCCGGTATAAGCAATGGAATTTACGGGCGAACATTTGGCGGCGATCAGTATGCCGACGCGTGTCATGGCGTGCGGCGGCGTGGTCTGGCGTGCCGTGGCATAGTGAAATGACCTGTCGGAATCGATCGCTGTCGCCGTCATCTTTCGCCTCGATACTACCCCATCGGAAGCTGTTGCTTGTGGATGCGACTTTATCGTATTGTATTTAGAGATACAAGATGCCATCTTCCGACCAAGGAGAATCGCCATGGCCAACACTGCCGAACGCAAGGAATATCCGATCTCAATGCGTCTGCCCGAGGCCGATGTTGCCATGATCGATCGTGCCGCCAGCTTGCGCGGCCGTTCGCGCACCGATTTCGTGCGAGATGCCGCTGTGCGCGCGGCCGAGGAGGTCGTCATGGAGCAGGGCCTGATCCGGATGAGCTCGGAAGGCTTTGCTCAGTTCATGGATGTGCTGTCGCGCCCGGCCGCTCCTGTTCCGGAGATGGTTGAAGTGCTGAAGCGGCCTGCGCCGTGGGAGCCCGGCTACGCGGCGAAGCGGTAATCCCTTGCTGCTTTCAGGACCCGAGCCGCTTTCCGCCGCCCACGATGTTTCTGAGTTTACCTGTGGCAAGCCGACGCTCGACCGCTGGCTGAAAACCCGCGCGCTCTCCAATCAGCAGAAGGGCTTTACCGCCGTTCTCGTCGTGCATGAGGCAGGGCGTGTGGTGGGATATTACGGCCTTGCACCAACAGCCGTTGTGCCATCGGTGCTACCGCGCTCCATCCGGACGGGGCAGCCCCCTAATCCAATTCCCTGCATGCTGCTTGGCCAGCTCGCGACCGATATCGGCTCGGCAGGGTTGGGCATCGGGACTGGCCTTGTGAAGCACGCCCTCCAACGCTGCGTTCAGGCCGCATCGCTGATCGGTGGGCGGGCATTGATGGTCAACGCCGTCGACGGGGAGGCTGCCGAATTCTGGCAGCGTCGAGGATTTGGGCCTGCCAGAGATGATGGACTGGTCCTGTTTCGCTCGATCAGCGATATTGCTGCGTCGCTCCGTGAGGCTGGAAGGTGAATGGTCCAATGTTTCGTGGACGTCTTCCTTGCTAAATTTGAGGCAAGGACCTACGCCGGACATTCAAGACGGTGACCGGCAAGGCGAGGATCTCGAAGGAAATCCGCTTCCGCCTCCAGAACCACGCGTTGCAGGATGCCAGCTGCAAGAACCATGACCGCTAGGCACCACGTAGTGGAAAAGCGCGCCGACATGACGAAACGGCACAGGTTCGTCTGCGCCATGCTTGCCAAGAAGTGCGCGCAAGTGCCGGAGGGAATGCAATAGCCCGGCCTTCGACGGTACTCAGATCCGGTCTGAAAACCGATCATAGGCATCGATCCGCCTAACCGGGGGATCGACCTCATACCGATAGATTTCCGTTCTCAAGAACCGTAGCTCGGCCTCGAGCTGAGCCTCG carries:
- a CDS encoding recombinase family protein, producing MKVAIYARYSSDNQRDASIADQLRMCRLHAEKQGWHVIEEYTDHAISGASLIRPGIQALMTDAMAGRFDVILSEAMDRLSRDQEDIAGIFKRVSYADVKIFTLSEGEVSHLHVGLKGTMNALFLKDLADKTRRGQRGRVEAGKSGGGNSYGYDVVKKLDANGEPIRGDRTINEDQAAVVRRIFRDYAAGKSAKTIAFALNKDGIPAPSGGDWGFSTINGNPKRGNGILNNEMYVGKIVWNRQRFVKDPNTGKRQARPNPESEWVIQETPELRILDDDLWNAVKARQEKNKLTRDDNGCTDVRTVNHRRRPKYLFSGLTKCSCCGGGYSAISATLIGCSTARNKGTCNNRVNIRRDELESRVLNALRTRLVDPELFAHFCEVFTQEMNRLRMESRAGIASAEAEIAKIDRELETLLNLILKGGAADALNAKMVSLEKRKKELELFLAEADEPPALLHPSMALQYRKRIQQLYDSLQDEEEGKRVEAADTIRSLVDQIVLTPVEGKVEIDVQGDLAGILTISAQTKNPASGAGSSQVKMVAGVGFEPTTFRL
- a CDS encoding DUF1778 domain-containing protein, with protein sequence MANTAERKEYPISMRLPEADVAMIDRAASLRGRSRTDFVRDAAVRAAEEVVMEQGLIRMSSEGFAQFMDVLSRPAAPVPEMVEVLKRPAPWEPGYAAKR
- a CDS encoding GNAT family N-acetyltransferase produces the protein MLLSGPEPLSAAHDVSEFTCGKPTLDRWLKTRALSNQQKGFTAVLVVHEAGRVVGYYGLAPTAVVPSVLPRSIRTGQPPNPIPCMLLGQLATDIGSAGLGIGTGLVKHALQRCVQAASLIGGRALMVNAVDGEAAEFWQRRGFGPARDDGLVLFRSISDIAASLREAGR